The DNA sequence AACCTCAAGGTGAccatatttaatttgttttcattGTTATATCCTCGTTCACTTTGGAGATATTAAAATTTTCGCTCAGAAATAAATGAGTTTTTCTCCTTCAGTGCGTGCGTAAGTGCGCGCAGGCAAGTGACATCACCGACGGGGTTGGCTCCGGCTCGCTCTGCTGGAGAGTCTGTTATACAGTACAGGCTACGGGGACAGAAGGAGCACAGAGGAATAGTTTTCCAGCCGTGGACCCCATCACAGGATCTCTCCTCCACCCTCAGCCAGCCACGCCCCGGGGCAGGGAGACGCCAGGCTCTCCACCATGCCCAAACTCGTATCATGGAAACGGGGAACGGGCCGTGAAGAGCAGTTCTAGGAAGATACAGACTGCCGAGATGAAGTTCGGGAAGAGCATCTGCGTGCTGAACGTGGGGGGAACCCGGTACGCCTTCACCCGTGAGGTGATCCGGGATTTCCCTCTGCGGCGCGTCAGCCGCCTGCACGCTTGCGCCACGGAGAAAGAGGTCCTGGAGCTGTGCGACGACTACGACCGGGACCGGAACGAGTTCTTCTTCGACCGCCACGCACAGGCTTTTGTGTTCATCATGCTGTACGTGCGCTCCGGGAAACTCCGGTTCGTCCCCGGAGTGTGTGAGCTGTCCTTCTACACGGAGATGCTGTACTGGGGGCTGGAGAGCGTCCACCTGGACTCCTGCTGCCAGAAGCGCCTCGACGACAGGATGTCCGACATCGGACTGGACAGCGTGTCGGAAGAAGGCATGATATATTCGGGGGAAGAGCCCCCGAGCCCGGACGAGTCCGTCCAGAGGACTGCGCTCACCGGCCGCGCCAAATGGCTGGAGAAGATGCGCGTAACCTTTGAGGAGCCCAACTCTTCTCTCGCAGCGCAGCTTCTGGCTTCGGTGTCTGTGATTTTCGTGGTCATTTCGATGATAATGCTGTGTGCCAGCACGCTGCCGGATTGGGACACAGCTAAGAGAAAAGCAGTAGAGGAGCACAGGTAGGTGTCCAGGGCAGGCAAACTGCAGTGAAACAGAAGGATCCGTTCCAAGAAAATGCTGCCAAATGTTAAAGCGCAACGTTACCGTGCGTAAAAGTGAACTCGGCCGGATCAATCCTGTGAATAATCTGCGTCTGTTCATCCTCTGTTCATCTTTACTGTTCACAAACGCAACATACATCAGTAAACTCACTCTTATCACCCTTGAGAATCTCGTGAACGCCTGCATGTGTCCATATAGTCAAACTCATTGCGCACTGTGCTCTACATTTATTAAGGATGACGCAtgttggtattttttttcttttataattcAACTTTTCTAATATGGTTTTATGTTTAACACTGAAGCAGCAGAAGATAAACACATGATATGAAACGTAAAAACACCTATCTATGAGGTTGATGAGTTAATCTGTCCTTGTGTAGGGTAAATCGATGCCTCTGAGGTAACAATGCACATTCACATGTTTCAGGCAACCAGATAATCATTACAATTCTCACATGATTGCTAGAAAAGCCCCCGAAGGGAGCAAATCAATAGACAATCCAATCTTGAAAACATCATAATTAAGGGGAGCCCTCTCTGGTTCTTGCTCCTCTTACCTTCCCCCATTGCTCTATACAATCAATCTGAGGATCTTTATTTGGACTGGTAGTTTTAATTGCACCCTGCACAAGAAAGGCAGACATTGAACActgcaaaacaaaaccaacatcTCTGTTTCACCGTTGTCTTTGCCACAGGCCGTCTCAAGAAAACCCCAAGGAGGCTATTTTCTATATAAGGTTAGGCTATGTTCTCTCAGGCTGGACATAGTTTCGAGTTTTGGAGGACTTCCAGTGGTTAGGTAATCAACTAAAAATGTAGTTTGCACTCAGGGCCAAAATTATTCAGGTTTGTGCCGCAGTACATGATGCAGTTTTCTCAGCTGCTTCATAATATGGTTATGTTTGATTGTACTTATACAGTAACCCTGTATGCCCTGTGGTTTTTGCTTGGCTTCAGTGCTTTTATGTCAAATATCAGCATCACCTCTTTCTTAATTTGTGTGTCTTTGTTGTATGAATCCCTTTTCTGTCATACCCTTTTTGCTTGTTTATGATATCTTTAAATGTTGCAGATATGCTCCATATTTAATACAATCCCGATCCATCTGCTTTGCTTCCTCCTTCCTCACATTTACGGATTGTTAAACAGCATCTCACAACATCCATATCTCTCTGTGGCTCCTGTGCCATTTCCTGTTTACTGTTCAACTCATCtctccctcctgctctcctctcttctcTGTAGGATAGTTGAGGCTGTGTGCATGGGCTGGTTTACAGCAGAGTGCATCGTGCGCTTCCTGGTGGCCAGAGACAAGTGGGACTTCATCCGCCATCCACTGAACGTCATCGATGTGATTGCCATCACCCCCTACTATGTCACTATGGCGATGGCCCGCGCGGGGATGCCGGGTGCCGGGCTCGGGGTGGCCGGGGTGATACTCCGAGTGCTGAGGATGATGCGAGTGTTCTGGCTCATGAAGCTGGCCAGACACTTCCTAGGCTTGCAGACTCTGGGGATGACGCTCAGGCGCTGCTACCGGGAGATGGTCATGCTGATGGTGTTTGTCTTCGTTGCCATGGCAATATACAGTGCTCTGGCACAGCTACTGGAGCATGGCTTGGACTTGGGCACGCAGAACCAGGATTACGCCAGCATCCCAGCCGCTGCCTGGTGGGTCATCATCTCCATGACGACGGTGGGGTACGGGGACGTGTACCCCGTGACTGTTGGGGGACGGGTGCTCGGGGGAATGTGCGTAGTGAGTGGCATCGTACTCCTGGCGCTGCCCATCACGTTCATCTACCACAGTTTTGTTCAGTGCTACCATGAACTGAGACTCCGGTCCGCCAGATGTGCGCGCATCCtggctgcagagatgctacgATGAAGATCAGAAagtgaaaaagtgaaaaaaatataGATCTACTGATAGTAAAATAGTCATCAATTTTGTGAACGGACTTGTTTCACGCTGAGCagaaatagatttttttcttctgccttATCTAGCTCCCACCTGTCGTATTGTTGATATCTAATTATAATGTTGTACCAGCATGGGCTGGGACTGTCGACTTAAGAACCACATGCAAGCATGTgcaaataattatttattaaacacACACAGGTGCAGTCGGTCCGGTTTGAACCGTGATTTCTGTTTACACACTATTCCCGTGGTTAAAACACTGGATGAGATGGTTGCATCAACAACTTTGTTTGtctttgtgtctgtctgtctggctGTCAGCCTTTAACTCTGTCTCAGATTTACACCCAGATGGTACGAGTTACACCAGATTGATGTGTGACCTAGATGCATTCTGTTAGACGTGTGAAATAAGGAAAAGGAGGGAACATGTGGTGGAAACACAGAGGACTTTGTGTGTTAGGACGAGCTTAAGCCAAGAATAATGAAATACGAACACAGGTCAGGAGGGACCACAAAGTGGCAGACGAGAAAACAAAGGCAGATATGACACGGCAGATGGAGTGTGATATGGAGGATAAAAAATAGCAGAATGTGGACATAGCCTGAGGACAAAGAATGAAAGATGGTTCTGGATTTGTGAGCGAATGTAAGGCATTTTGTGTTTCTGTGTCTCCAAGGCAACGTCATCTTTCAACATGCCAAACATAATGGTGCTTGACTTGTGCACACTCACATAGTCTGTATCCACGCACACCTCCTGCCTGgaacaaagatttttttttcatggaatTATCTGAAATATTACTCCAAAAGATAAgttaatattgaaaaaaaacaagtgtaaGAAAAATGAGCAGCAGAGGCTGTCACAGATGATAGTTTTGACATTTGTGATTCACACATGTCTGCAGTGTTCATGGTTTGCCAAGACGATATGATTTTTGAAGAGACGCATGATCCAAACAACAAGTCAACACTTCTCCCACACAACAGTCTTTCTCTAcatctcttttcttcctcttgttgCCATCAACCACTCTCATTTTTACACACGTATCAAGATCCAGCTCTGCTGAGGAAATTAAGGGAATCTGTTATTTAATTTGTTCGTCCTATAATTCGGAGTCCACATACATGTTTGCAACATAATCTTTGCAGCTCTGCATTAGTTTGGTGTGTGAAGTGGACATCTCAGTATTGTTGTTGCTTTTCTTGGTGTGCTTTATGAGGAATGTAACTGTCATGAACTCAAATTAAACCTCATGCATATTTAAGTAACCACTTTATGTTTCATAAATCATGTAGAACTGTATATAGCCCAGCGAATTTGGCTAGGCTTGAATTAAACCATCAATCAAAACTTTTTCATCAGTAATTGCGATCAGTGTCATCTGTTGGTGAGCTTTTATAATAAAACGACTGTGTCCAAAATCCTAGTTCTGACTGATTATTATAAATCAAATTGTACAGTGAGTATGGCCAAATTATTCATCATCTGCTGTTTGCATCTTTCCTATGAAATAGCGACAGTAAACAAGtaaattcgttttttttttttgttttggacaCTGGAGCTCCCTAATTCAGGAAGATCGAATAACACACACCTACAGTAGATATGATGTGAGTCTCTGCTCCTTGGAGGTGAGGGAACTCAGCATCCGGTGTGAGGAACACCTGAGGCTGCCGGCAACAGTATTTAGTGTGCTCTTTGTAGTCACGGTATACTGCACGGTTCACGCAATAGTATGCAAATATCAACAGCATGGGAGCACACGGCAATCGTACTACTACCAAAAAAGATGGCTCCTGTATCCCAGGAAACGAACCTCAGAACAACATCAGAAGACGGTGTGACGATGCTGGCTAAAACTAGGAAGGGTTTCACTATCCACGGGAAAACACATTCTGCATGGACGTGAAAGGCCTTGCAGCAAGAGAAAGACACTGTTCCAAAACCGCCACAACGAAAAGCCACATTCTAGTTAGTAGCTGCAAAT is a window from the Cololabis saira isolate AMF1-May2022 chromosome 19, fColSai1.1, whole genome shotgun sequence genome containing:
- the kcng3 gene encoding potassium voltage-gated channel subfamily G member 3, giving the protein MKFGKSICVLNVGGTRYAFTREVIRDFPLRRVSRLHACATEKEVLELCDDYDRDRNEFFFDRHAQAFVFIMLYVRSGKLRFVPGVCELSFYTEMLYWGLESVHLDSCCQKRLDDRMSDIGLDSVSEEGMIYSGEEPPSPDESVQRTALTGRAKWLEKMRVTFEEPNSSLAAQLLASVSVIFVVISMIMLCASTLPDWDTAKRKAVEEHRIVEAVCMGWFTAECIVRFLVARDKWDFIRHPLNVIDVIAITPYYVTMAMARAGMPGAGLGVAGVILRVLRMMRVFWLMKLARHFLGLQTLGMTLRRCYREMVMLMVFVFVAMAIYSALAQLLEHGLDLGTQNQDYASIPAAAWWVIISMTTVGYGDVYPVTVGGRVLGGMCVVSGIVLLALPITFIYHSFVQCYHELRLRSARCARILAAEMLR